From Panthera uncia isolate 11264 chromosome E1, Puncia_PCG_1.0, whole genome shotgun sequence, one genomic window encodes:
- the LOC125926176 gene encoding LOW QUALITY PROTEIN: polyunsaturated fatty acid (12S)/(13S)-lipoxygenase, epidermal-type-like (The sequence of the model RefSeq protein was modified relative to this genomic sequence to represent the inferred CDS: inserted 2 bases in 1 codon), giving the protein RPAFLGSGLVETRVPPHPGARWASEEEGSGLCSSESPLFPLRPRLVFRQDGCPRRRVSAGSSLCAGSSNQVQLWLVGQHREAALKTGAGTGPGGDSCRFKPSAASLGAPAQNTGVASVCPRDQPNARGLPSRLHGVVAPLSPQPCPEPQLHDAARLASAPSPEALGRASGAGRAQSRGCFWGAPRWLSPCRPQEVELQADVQGPCASGDEFRFPCCRWVEGAGILRLPEGTGRAVLDDPQGLFRQRREHELEERRKLYGCPPGPGSTGKYAIRVVTRDSLLVGSRNLVQLWLVGEHGEADLGKKLGPVRSEVGAQPAGHWGREFEVSVPVHLGRLLLAKLRKILLDDAWFANGSPRGPGTQGEARFPCYRRVRGDQVICLPEGTARTLSDDHQDFLKAQREQELQERKKVYRWGSRKDGSILPVAVAGRTQCDLPRNERFLEDKDFDFRAGGLGLKGSLDLTQPVKIAEAFKRASGGVSLERVRSSGKEDAFFGYRLLKGANPTLLRXSTSLPARLLGPPGWEEPNPQPEAESRCPPCAHPQPRAAARPSVRPPASLCPPPSALRVSPRPRGVLFVAGSGHSLQPRLDDPNKGGPEPTPSPLDLSLLPTPQAGSLSEADFFLPDGVKPNVVLRQQGVAAPLVMLTLQPHRDSCPPTVAQRVFHRHGSPPPPLFLPSGPRVAWLLAKTWVRGSDFQLSQLQSHLLRGPVMAEVTSVATVRTLPGPHPTCKPFRHLSLLIPSRHTTAINILARESLVSTWGISGLGWGATGKEGSPKGRWLTLSSTKASPWSASHLTPGVGPRGRHSPEGHGLPDPPLRSLGPPDGLAWLTADSSLCGRTPSGCGDSSAGEGDPKVRAWCGEITETGLQGAPDRGFPVSLDSRAQLCHFVTVCIFTCTGQHASAHLGQVTRCGQTPGAPGPRTEHLRRVPRRMPARHGWRQMPGSRGGPAWRGGALVGRGAPGRFTSLPSSQVALGHREEKYFSGLEPQAVLEQFQEELGPVWSPRRDLNS; this is encoded by the exons aggccCGCCTTCTTGGGCTCCGGGCTGGTGGAGACCCGGGTGCCCCCACACCCGGGGGCCCGCTGGGCTTCCGAGGAGGAGGGGTCCGGGCTCTGCTCTTCAGAGAGTCCGCTCTTCCCCCTGAGACCGCGACTTGTCTTCCGGCAGGATGGGTGTCCGCGCCGCCGCGTGTCCGCCGGCTCCTCGCTGTGCGCGGGCTCCAGCAACCAAGTGCAGCTGTGGCTGGTGGGCCAGCACAGGGAGGCGGCGCTCAAGACCGGCGCGGGAACAGGACCCGGCGGGGACAG CTGCCGTTTCAAGCCTTCTGCGGCGTCGCTAG GTGCCCCCGCGCAGAACACGGGAGTGGCTTCCGTGTGTCCTCGGGACCAGCCCAACGCCCGTGGCTTACCCTCGAGGCTGCACGGTGTGGTCgcgcccctctccccacagccctgccctgagCCCCAGCTCCACGACGCGGCTCGGCTCGCCTCGGCCCCGTCCCCCG AGGCCCTCGGAAGGGCATCCGGCGCGGGCAGGGCTCAGTCCCGGGGCTGCTTCTGGGGAGCCCCGCGGTGGCTGAGCCCCTGTCGCCCGCAGGAAGTGGAGCTTCAGGCGGACGTGCAGGGCCCCTGCGCCAGCGGGGACGAGTTCAGGTTCCCGTGCTGCCGCTGGGTGGAGGGCGCTGGCATCCTGAGACTGCCCGAGGGCACCG GCCGCGCGGTGCTGGACGACCCTCAGGGCCTGTTCAGGCAGCGCCGGGAACACGAGCTGGAGGAGCGGAGGAAGCTGTATGG gtgccctccagGTCCGGGCTCGACGGGCAAGTACGCTATCCGCGTGGTCACCAGGGACTCGCTCCTGGTGGGTTCCAGAAACCTGGTGCAGCTGTGGCTCGTGGGCGAACACGGGGAGGCCGACCTGGGCAAGAAGCTGGGGCCCGTGCGCAGTGAGGTCGGTGCGCAGCCCGCGGGGCACTGGGG ACGGGAGTTCGAGGTCAGCGTCCCCGTGCACCTGGGGCGCCTCCTGCTGGCGAAGCTGCGCAAAATCCTGCTGGATGACGCCTGGTTTGCGAACGGATCTCCGCGCGGCCCGGGGACCCAGGGCGAGGCCCGCTTCCCCTGCTACCGCCGGGTGCGGGGCGACCAGGTCATCTGCCTGCCCGAGGGCACCG CCCGGACCCTGAGCGACGACCACCAGGACTTCCTTAAGGCGCAGCGGGAGCAGGAActccaggagagaaagaaggtgtACCG GTGGGGCTCCCGGAAAGACGGCTCAATCCTGCCGGTGGCGGTGGCCGGGAGGACGCAGTGTGACCTCCCCAGGAACGAGAGATTCCTGGAGGATAAGGATTTCGACTTCAGG GCTGGAGGGCTTGGCCTCAAGGGTTCCCTGGACCTCACACAGCCAGTTAAAATAGCGGAAGCCTTCAAAAGA GCTTCCGGAGGGGTGTCTTTAGAGCGGGTTCGAAGTTCAGGGAAGGAGGACGCCTTCTTTGGGTACCGGCTCCTCAAGGGCGCAAACCCCACGCTCCTGAG CAGCACCAGCCTCCCGGCGCGGCTGCTGGGGCCTCCGGGGTGGGAAGAGCCGAACCCCCAGCCGGAGGCCGAGTCCCGGTGCCCTCCCTGTGCTCACCCACAGCCCCGAGCCGCCGCCCGTCCCTCGGTTCGCCCACCAGCCTCTTTATGCCCTCCTCCATCTGCACTCAGGGTTTCTCCGAGGCCGCGGGGTGTCCTGTTCGTTGCAGGGTCCGGGCACTCACTGCAGCCCCGGCTCGACGACCCC AATAAAGGCGGTCCGGAACCGACCCCAAGCCCTCTTGATCtatccctgctccccaccccgcAGGCTGGATCTCTGTCTGAAGCCGACTTCTTCCTGCCGGATGGGGTCAAGCCGAACGTCGTCTTAAGACAACAGGGTGTGGCGGCCCCTCTGGTCATGCTGACGCTCCAGCCCCACCGAGACTCTTGCCCGCCCACCGTCGCCCAGCGAGTCTTTCACAGACACGGATC gcccccgcccccactgttCCTGCCCTCCGGTCCCCGCGTGGCCTGGCTGCTGGCCAAGACCTGGGTCCGCGGCTCCGATTTCCAGCTGTCCCAGCTACAGTCACACCTGCTGCGGGGACCCGTGATGGCCGAGGTGACCTCTGTGGCCACAGTGAGGACCCTGCCCGGCCCGCACCCTACCTGCAAGCCATTTCGGCATCTCTCC CTCCTGATCCCCTCGCGCCACACCACGGCCATCAACATCCTGGCCCGGGAGAGTCTTGTCTCCACATGGGGGATTTCTGGTCTGGGATGGGGAGCCACGGGCAAAGAGGGAAGTCCCAAGGGTCGCTGGCTGACCCTGTCCTCCACGAAGGCCTCTCCCTGGTCGGCCTCGCACCTGA CACCGGGAGTGGGGCCACGTGGACGACATTCTCCTGAGGGCCACGGCTTGCCTGACCCACCGCTCCGCTCCCTCGGCCCTCCTGACGGCCTGGCCTGGCTGACGGCGGACTCTTCTCTCTGTGGCCGGACGCCCTCGGGCTGTGGGGACTCGTCAGCCGGTGAGGGGGACCCAAAGGTGCGGGCCTGGTGCGGAGAGATCACGGAGACCGGGCTACAGGGAGCCCCGGACCGGGG GTTCCCCGTCTCCTTAGACTCCCgggctcagctctgccactttgtCACCGTGTGTATCTTCACGTGCACCGGTCAGCATGCTTCTGCCCACCTGGGCCAGGTAACCCGCTGTGGTCAgaccccaggggctcctgggcc CCGGACGG AGCACCTTCGTAGAGTTCCGCGGCGGATGCCAGCCCGTCACGGTTGGAGGCAGATGCCTGGGTCCCGGGGAGGACCGGCTTGGAGGGGCGGTGCCCTTGTTGGCCGAGGGGCCCCGGGCCGATtcacctctctcccctcctctcaggTGGCCTTGGGGCATCGTGAGGAGAAGTATTTCTCAGGCCTGGAGCCCCAGGCGGTGCTGGAGCAGTTCCAGGAGGAACTgggcccagtgtggagcccaaggcgggacttgaactcatga
- the LOC125926177 gene encoding LOW QUALITY PROTEIN: MICOS complex subunit MIC26-like (The sequence of the model RefSeq protein was modified relative to this genomic sequence to represent the inferred CDS: inserted 1 base in 1 codon; substituted 1 base at 1 genomic stop codon) yields MWTFGTCKAAPDRCCGNFRFHQAGEAGVPPASSTFKVTPRSVGPASLSRLTFKVYASHEEGPPHQTSVEVHGLSLYSVPGGQSKRAEELRARPEGSVSHLQRYREPQTSWGPEIHSHTKPEMQGPARWGPDSRGYLQGVPPGSFPRLGVIGFAGIAGFLSAKGSKLKKLGCPXGFARXTASLDSPQQATVSVQIGGEKLHDGALRGYTVLEDFWKENFQKLGNVKHSPGNN; encoded by the exons ATGTGGACATTTGGCACGTGCAAAGCTGCCCCCGACAGATGCTGTGGCAATTTCCGCTTCCATCA AGCAGGGGAGGCCGGAGTGCCCCCTGCCAGCAGCACGTTCAAGGTAACTCCGAGGTCTGTGGGGCCGGCCAGCCTGAGTCGGCTCACCTTCAAGGTCTACGCCTCCCATGAAGAGGGCCCACCTCACCAAACCTCCGTGGAAGTTCACGGGCTTTCGCTCTACTCCGTCCCCGGGGGTCAATCTAAACGTGCGGAGGAGCTGAGGGCCCGCCCTGAAGGAAGCGTCTCACACCTCCAACGTTACCGTGAGCCACAGACCAGCTGGGGTCCGGAAATACACTCACACACGAAGCCCGAGATGCAGGGTCCGGCTCGATGGGGGCCAGACAGCCGCGGATATCTCCAAGGTGTGCCTCCCGGATCTTTTCCGAGACTTGGCGTTATTGGCTTTGCCGGCATTGCGGGATTTCTTTCGGCTAAAGGTTCAAAGCTAAAGAAGCTGGGGTGTC CTGGGTTCGCGAGATGAACCGCCTCTCTTGATTCCCCACAGCAAGCCACTGTATCTGTCCAGATCGGTGGAGAGAAATTACATGACGGGGCTTTACGAGGATACACGGTCCTAGAAGATTTCTGGAAGGAGAACTTCCAAAAGCTGGGAAATGTGAAGCATTCACCTGGAAATAACTAG